The region CGGAGCAACCTGCAGGAGGTCCTCCTGGGCTCGGTGGCTGAAAAGGTTGTCCGCAAGTGTACCAAGTCGGTCCTGGTGGTCAAGCGCTCCCAGGGCAAAGTGTAATCTGCAGGAACAAATGCAAGCGAGCATCCTGATTGCCGCATCGCTGGCAATTACAGGGCGTCCTCGCCCGTTTCCCCGGTCCGGATGCGGATGGCCTCTTCAACCGGGGTGATGAAGATCTTGCCGTCTCCGATCTTTCCGGTCCGGGCCGCTTCCTGGGTTGCGGCCACGGCCTGGTCCATCATCCGGTCGTGGACAATGACTTCAATCTTGGCCTTGGGCACAAAGTCGACCTGGTATTCCGCTCCGCGATAAATTTCGGTGTGCCCCCGCTGCCGGCCGTAGCCCTTGACATCGGTTACGGTCATGCCCTTGATGCCCAGCTCGTTGAGCTTGTCCTTGACCTCGTCCACCTTGAACGGGCGGACGATGACCTC is a window of Desulfovermiculus halophilus DSM 18834 DNA encoding:
- a CDS encoding P-II family nitrogen regulator — protein: MKKIEVIVRPFKVDEVKDKLNELGIKGMTVTDVKGYGRQRGHTEIYRGAEYQVDFVPKAKIEVIVHDRMMDQAVAATQEAARTGKIGDGKIFITPVEEAIRIRTGETGEDAL